The following DNA comes from Plasmodium coatneyi strain Hackeri chromosome 9, complete sequence.
TCAGCAAGCCATATGTAGAAGCGCATATGCATTTGTCCTTTGTGCCCCCCTGTTGTTTCCCCGCCACGGCGCTTCCCACAGAGAAATGACGGAGCTGTATATCCTGTTCGAGTGCTCTGCGGGATACTTCCTGCTGAGGGTAAAGGAATGGGAACAAATAGGAAGCAACGAAAAtttggagaagaaaatacaaAAGGCGGATTTATTTCACGAGATTGTACAATTGTGCTCTTTTATATCCTTCGAAACGGCTGAAAGGGCGCTGGATAATTTGGTCCACATTAATGAAGGGAAAGCGACCGATTTTTTGCTAACCTTTTTGGAGCAAAATCTGCCGAGCAATAAAAGTCAATACGAATTGGGCGTGGCGGATATCAACTTGGGAAAGTACCTCTCCAATATTGGCTTCAACGtagtacataataataacatactGGAATTGTTCAGGGCGTGCAGACaattttatttgaaaaaaattggtacCTATGTAGACAACAGTGGGGATATAGATATAAAGCACTTCAACATTGGTTTGGGACATAGCTACTCCAGGTCGAAGCTGAAGCTGGACCCAAGGAAACAGGACAAGTCCATCATCAACAGTATTGGGACAATTGAATCGCtagataaaaatattaacttGTTCAGCATGAGGGTGATCGAGTGGTACAGTTGGCATTTTCCAGAACTGAAGAAAATAGTCACCgatgtgtgcatgtattgTAAGTTGGtgaatttaataaaaattaaagacgAGTTCAACTTCGACGATGAGacggaaagagaaaaaatcacCGAAATTACCAACGATGAACAGATGACCgagaaaattgtaaaggtAGCTAACCTTTCCATTGGACAAGAACTAACCCAGGAGGATCTAAACaacataataaatttttccaatGAGGTTATTAACCTATTTAATACTAGAAACGTGTTATGGGAATATTTGGATAAAAAGCTGAATATTGTTTCGCCAAATTTGAAGGAGCTTCTTGGAAATACGCTGAGTGCTCGCTTGATTAGCCATGCAGGCTCTCTCGTAAATTTAGCGAAATGCCCCTCCAGTAGTATTCAAATCTTCGGATCGGAAAAGGCCCTGTTCAACTCccttaaggggaataaaaagaCGCCGAAATTTGGCATCCTCTACAACTCTTCTTACATTTCTAAGACGCCTCTCCCCATGAAGGGACGCATGTCTAGGTATCTGTCGTGTAAAAGTGCCATGGCGGCTAGAATTGACTCCTTCTCGGACCACCCCACCAACTCATACGGGGTCATATTTAAGAAGCAGCTCGAGCACAAGATCCTCCACATGGTCAAGGGGGTGAAGCTCTCCAAAAATATCGACTACATGAACGAGGCGGAACAGATTTACAATCAAGAGATCGGCGCGGTGCCTGATGGGGAAGAGGACCAAGAAggcaagaagaaaaagaagaaaaaaaagaagaagaaaaaaaaaaacaagaagaagaacaaggagggggaaggagaagaaggtgCCGATGTCAATGGCGACcagaatgaggaggaagaccaaCCCGCTGTTGAGGTAAACCAAAGCGACGCCGACTCGGACAGCGACTGACGCACGCGCGTGAAGTTTCTTCACTACCGTTTTGTCCACATAGtaatccttttaaaaaatattttttccttcaatgcAAATGTGCGTTGTCTCCTCCCAATGAGGAACGTCTCTATGTGTTTACTGTTTAGCTTTACCAAAGCTGCTTTTCTTTGAGAACTGTTTTTGCCCCCACACAGGggctcttcccttttaattCATTCGTGTGTTGCGGTGTTCCCGCATTGTGAATTGGGCTTCCCATTGGATGGGGGAAATGTATGCCAATCGCGCAACAAATTggttaaaaatgttacaaaGGAGGCGGCACCTTTCTACAGCAGGGGTTAAAAAGGTCACCACCAAGTGTGCGTTTTCACTTTAACAAAGCGACCACATGGGCGGAAAACTgcactgaacaaaaaaaaaatagaaaaaaagctagctaggaaaaaaaaaatatagcaaaaaagctagctaaaaaaaaaaatagaaaaaagctAGCACAAATGCAAACAAGCACTTGCGCATGTACCGTAGGCATATACCTAAGCGTGCACCTACTCGTACATGGCCAAGTAATAATCGTAAGAAACCCAGTGGAGTTTGCTCCTACACAATTCGTAGTTTTTTTGACCCACCTTGGCGAGAACAAACTCCAGCTGTTGCGGGTTTATGTAGTACACGGACTCTCCCCCATTGGCCATCGTTTTAAATATGTCCTTCTCCTCAAGGCAGGAAATAATATCATTGGTCTCAATACTGGTAATTTCAGACAACTCCTGAATGGATAACTGCTCGTAATTTACCAGCACCTTAAGTAGTGTCTCATACCAGTAAGCCATGTAAGACGCAACCCCCAGGTCAGATAGGGGTCTCTCCGGCGTACCAGTACGTCTCTCCTTTTGGGATAAAAAGTAGCTAAAATTGATGAGAAATTTCCCATAACCCTTCTTCTGATGTTGTGGCAGCGTCAAAATGCAAGACACATTATTCTTCGAATATTTCTCCTTAGAAAAATATCCCGTAATATGGTAGCCAAATTTATCAAACTCCGTaatgacataaaaaaggaataaattcaCCCTATGCTTTAATGTTTTATGGTCCAGGAATAGCTTCGATAGAAAGCATAAGTTCTCACAATAAATTCGAAAATAACTTCCATCAATttcgaaaatggaaattttttcgcATCGATATATTTCATTCCCGGGGGGATGTcttatttcacatttttctgtatGTCTAAGTagctcttcattttctttaaaaaaagataagCAAAACtcgcatatatataggatGTCTATATTTTGGTACTCCTTCGGGTAGGGAGAAAAGTACCACGTATCAATTAGGTACTTTCCAAATTTTATTTGGTTTATTGTTTTCAGTTTTGTATTTTCTTCATGTTCTCTTAAATATTCCTTATCAATTCCTGCGTGGTGATCATCATGGTCTGATTCctcattttccatttgtcGTACACATGGTAATCCATCGTCTGGTTCTTCTTCCAGAAGACGCAAATTCTTATACGCCAACCAACAGTCTAGACGTCTATCGAACTTCTCCCAATGGACATAGTAGTCATAGTCCCACTCATTCATTTGTGTTGTGCTTGTGCTCAGCTCCGTAGATAATTTACtcattatttcatttttactcaaatttaaagggaagaaaaaattcacttcGTTCaggcttttattttttggccTTGCATACACAATGGAACAATACCTCCAAACTTTGTTCAGGGGATCCAGACCCCACATGACTTGCTTCACTGGTAATGCATTTGGGAATATCAGCGCGTAGGAGTCGTTAAACTTGGATAACGAACTAAGGGACTTCCCCGTGCTTCTCGCTTtgctgcttccccctttgacTGCTTTACTACCACTTCCAGTGGGGTTAGCCGAGTTGTTTGCCACACTGGCGGAACCCTTCTCCTTGCTCCTGGAGCTGCTCGACCCCTTCGTGTTTGTcttgcttccccccttggcCGCTTTACTACCAATGGGGGGAAGGCTGCAAATGGGCGCAATGGCCGTGGTGCTACCCCCCGTCGTAGTAGTAATCGTCGTTGTAGCAATGGTGGGATTACTATTCGTGTTGGTAGCAATCGTGGCACCGTCTGCGGAACCGCCTCCAGTTACCTCCCCTGAACCGCCAGCGGCAGCCATCGTCTCATCCACCTTTGGCGGAGTATCCTCCTCCCCAATGGGTGTTATCATCATGGCGGACTTGCTACTCCCCCCCTTGGAGCCTTTACTCGAGCCCCCACCTCCCCCCTTATTCACCTGCGAACTGCCATTTCTACTTCCCCCCATTCTGTtcacttaaaaaaacaagatATATAACTTGGTCTCAGTtttaatgaatttttttttgaccaattttttttcctcaaaatgGATTATCCCCAAGGGGGAGGGTTAAAATGGCCCTGCAGGAGGGGAAGTTCCTCTCCATGCGTGAAGGGCACCAATCATCCGTTTAAGCCGATCCCGCATGGGCTGTATGTTAAGAAGCCCATTCAGCTATATCgcgcgcctttttttttttttttttttttttaaaactatACAAACATCGTTCTGTTTCTCCTTGTTCGTCATTTCGGGAGATGGAAGGGGCTGCCCCCCTcggccctttttttttccccttgcgCCGACGGGCATTCAGCACAAGCATGTACATGTGGGCAAGAAAATTCGCATGCAGGCAAAGGCGCATAACAAAAATGCATAAGCACAGGCcacacatgcatacattACATACGTACAACATACATCTGTGGTTTATCTTGCCCCCCCTTCGTCATTTTTGCTACCTCGTGAGCGGATCAATTGGGGTGAATCTTTTTCCTGATCCGTCCCCAACGGGACAGTCACCCTGCCGCATCTAATTCTTTAGTTACATCTGTTCTGTTTTTCCCACCTGGGAAGAGTGGGGCAGGAAGGAGTGATTTCCCGTTTTGTCCCACTTCTCCACTCGTGAATAATTTATACGCTTAACTATCGCTCCTTATGACGTTAAAAAtggagacaaaaaaaaaaaaaaaaaaaaaaaagaaaagtagcATATGTGTGGTGCCAACAAACTGAAACGAAATAATGTCGACACGAAAAgtggacaaaatgggggCTCCGTTTCCCTTGCAACCTCCATCTGGATGATCCCCCCGCTggtcaaaatgaaaaatgtatccAATGAACGATGCGCACAGCTAAGTGAATGGTCACACTTGGTAGGGAAAAACGACGGAGGGGGATAAACGGGAGATGTATGTCACTTCGTTAGGGGCCACCTCAGTGGAACTGACTCCTCCGTCATACAACCCCTGTTAATATTTGCTGTCTATGTAATTATGCATGTACGAAAGAACACCGAAAGGTTGTGCACTTGAATGGGACACCCTACACGCGGTGGTGACATCCTACAGTGGGAAGAGGTACTATATCCTCGGGTGCTACTCCTCTGTTCCGTGGATCCATCTGTTAAATGGTGTGCGTCGTGGGGAATGAGAAAATGCAAGGAAGTGAATATCCATCTGGAAGCGTTACACTCGATAGACACAGCAGAGGCGTAAGTGGAGGCATCATCATGCACTGCAACCTCATTTGCGTCCCCGTGTATAggtcacccctttttttttttttttttttttgatttgcGCCCTACCTCTTGAGTAGATCAACGTACGAGATGCTAGATTCCTTGAATGCGTTTACctctctttaaaaaaaaaaaaaaaaattaatttcgCATTTGCAGGGGAGTAAATAGGGAATGTATCAACATGTTCTGTGTGGAGTTGTCTTAGCTGCGTAGTCCCCTTGTCCTAGTAGCcgtgctctttttttcttccctttttttttttttttttttgcgcacttACCCCCGCAAATATTCCATTTCGTCTTCCGTGAGTCTGTCCCCGAACTGCTTCAATATTAGCAAAATCAGCTCCTTGTGCATGTAACCCGTTTTCTGTTTTGGTTTTTCCATgtagagggggaagaaaagatgTTGAGTTGGAAGAGGCAGAGATGAAACGAACGTGTAGACGCATTAACACGCCagtgtgcacacacatctgctactttttttgcgaaatgtGAGAGGATGATTTGGAGGGGTGGCGTGTCGTAGTTGCTCTCCACCGATCCACCTACACGGATAACCCACCTGGACGTCCCAAATTTCAAAGAAGGTGATCATGTTCTGTAAGGCTTCATCCTCATCTATTATAAACGTTTTAATGAAGGCAACCAGGTCGCCTTTTTCTACTTCGCCCATTGCCTTCAGTTCATTCAGCTTGCTCTGCGTCAGAGGGAGATTCTAGTGGGAAACGGGGCGGAAAAATAGGAATGTGCAAAGAcgaagaagtgaaaaaactCATCAGGGGGAAGACATGTTTTTCGAGGAACGATTGGTGGAGAATCAAACTGGCTTATAAAAATGGCCACTACTCCTTGGGAGCATGTCAAAGTGGATGATCACCCTTCCATGTGACTCTACGTCCATCCGCCATTATTCCTCTTACCGCTTTGTATATGACATCCACGCAGTCCTCAAATGTTAACTTGTTGTTCTGCGAACAAGACGGAAAAGTTAGGagatgcgttttttttttttttgtcctgcTTCATGCCAGATGAGTCCACATGAAtgtgttatttttctcctcctccttacttccttcttttgcaGGAGCTCCATCActtgatttatttttctcccttccagACTTTCATCCACGTGAGTTGGTTGTTCATCTTTCTGTTCAGCTTCCTTTCCTGCTACATCATTGGGTATTTCTTTCGCTCCCTGAGAGGATTCCCCTTCCAGGTTTTGCTTGTTGTCTTGCTCTTCCTCTTGActccctttttctgcttccccAACTTTGCCCTGATTCATGTACcccttttgttcttcttcctctactCCCCCTTGGTTTTTTCtaatttcatttattttcctgttAAGGTACTCTTGGTGTTTTTTCAGTTCGCGTCCGCTCAAGGCACTCACCAGGAGAAGCTTGtctcccattttttggaGCTCCTTGTTCTTCTCTGCAGCCTTCCGCACGAAGTCATTGTACTAGGGGGGTGGCGAGttgagggaaaaatataataacgCAAGCGGGGTGTAATGAAACGCATCGAACAGATCGAATGGGTCAAATTGTAGACGCCGATGGCGACGGTGGAACGGTTTTCATATGGCCCCCCAAATGGGCAAACGACTCGTGTGCACCACGCTGCCATGATGCATCCTCCTTCTACGCGTTTACCTTTTTCTTGCTCTTGTCAAAAGTTTCCTTGAAGTTACTTCTGTCGCCCTCCCTGGAGAGATGCTCATCCACACTGGTCATCACGCGGCGGAAGTTTTCCAGTGCCTATTAAGGGGATCGTAAAGGAGTTATCCCATTAGAAGCTGTGAAATGCAGAAGGACAAATCGGACAAGCATTCCTACACTTTAGATGGTATACCTCCCTATGTGTGTTtcgtaaaataaaaaaaaaaattattgctACTACATTACCTCTATAAGCATGGCGTTGTTCTTGGCCAGATGTTCCTTATATTGCAAGGTCTGGTTCATCACTTCCCGTTTTTcgttcttctcattttgtaTCTTCCCTAGCATGTCGTCTAAATCGTCCTTCAGGCTCTTTAGGCGGGTaaaaagaacacacacatatatacgcacatatatacaggCGGGGATGAAAGTAGAATGACTCCACCCCCCTCATTAGTCTGAGCTGTTCGTGGGGGACGCCCATGGGAATGCAAGCGGCCTACGTTGATTTGATGCTCGCAGTAGCATATGTTCATCTCCAGCTcttggatttttttcctgcgaGTGGGGCGGGACAAGGCTCAACATGATATACTACGTGATATGCTACGTGATGAGCAACCTGATAGACTAGCTGGTGTAGTGTCCCTCTGGGTAGCTCCCCCCGATGGGAAACAAATGAACGTTTTTATCCCATTACGTGTTCAATATATCGGTTGCTATCGACAGGTCCGTTTGCGCCCTAGCTGACTTCACAACGTCCATGAGAATTATTTTGTCTCCCTGAAATGGGGTAAAGTGGGTAGGGGTTGCAATGGtcatatataggtatatggGGACCCCCGGACAGGAAATAACAGATGCGTCTCGGTTTCATCGCTCTCTTGAAGTGTTTTTTCATTACGCCAATTTTCTCGCAACAGGAGACGATGCTCTCCAAGGCTATCTTATACTCGAGGAACGCGTGCTTCAGCTTTTTCAGTCTCATCTGCGTGCTTTTGCTGAGTAGAGAAAGGGGGTAATTTGGTGAATGGATCTATGAATCCATGGTGGGGATAGCATGAACCTGCGCAGAGAGTCCATCTGTTGCCTTTTCGGCGTCCTCCCCCATGTTTGTCTTTGTCCTCACTTCTGCTCGTAGTAGGTACGGCACATCTTCATGagctcctcatttttttttttatcaaccAGAAGCTTATTTCTGCTTAATTTGCTGCGGACAtcgagggggaaaaatatttcaacgGAGTGACAACATAACGTGGGTGTGCATGCCTTAACGCCCACTGCATGGAGAATAATCCTATGAATGGGATACTTCTCCTTTCAGTTCGCCTTGGTTAGGAGTGCCCCCATCTGAAGGCCCCCATTCTATTTCATCCTCACTTGCGCTCCATGACGTTCTGTATGATCCCATTTTGTACGTTTATAATgctctttttcgtttttagATCCCCCTGATACTTCCTCACCATGTGGAGCACGTTTTGTATGTCGTCTTTGTTGTAAAAAACTCCCGCCTGTggggaaaagggggacatatgaaacaaaaaaaataataaaacacaGCACATCACACGTGTGTGGACAGGAGTAATGCACACTGGAGAGCATTACATCTCCATGGCACAACACTGTGTAGCGCTCCAAATGATGATTACCTTAATCAGCTCGAGGTGAATCCTAGTGtccaaatttttcttcaagtCGTTATACTTGTGTTTCATGGCCTCGAATTTATCCTTGTATGTCAACTCGCCATATTCCCCACCACTGCAAAGGAGACCAAAGAAAACATGATAAATTTGTGACGAAGCAATGAAAAGGAACTCTCTCAAAATGAAACCCTAACCCCACAATGGGTAGACGCTCTCACTGATTTTTCTCCACCCCTTCCTcaaattttctatttttatttttgacgGATGTTTATACCTGCCTTTTGGTATCCCCTCCCCCGGGGCACATATCCCCAGGGGTTCGATAATCTTCTCCACATTTCTGTCgtgcactttttccttcaaggTGTCCAAGTAGTCGATGTTGTTTATAATCTCGTTGATTTTTTCAAACTCCTGCGATTTggaaaagggaggaaaaaataaaaaataaagtgtaataataaattacaGTGTATAACAAATGAGCCCTCTTGTAGACACAATCAGGGGCAAGCTAAACAAAGCATCCATCCGAATTGTTAGCTTAAATCTCCCACCCCAATCAAAGGACTTCCCTCACGCGCAACACTCAGAATATGCTGACGCGCACTAATGGAAGAAACCCTCTCAAATAAAGAGTAGgacctgtttttttcttgtgtgtCTTATTTGTTTCCCTTGGGAGAATAAGACGCACTCTCTATTAATCCTAAAATATGTCACGTAAGCAGAATATTGACGGTGGTATGAATTTGTCCACTTAAGTAGTCACGCAAGGGTTTACTTGCACGTGTTCACATGCACAGGGGTGAGCTAAAATAGGCAGCTTCTCTGTCCACTTCGCGGTGTGTGTGTGAAGACGAATAATAGACATTCGTCTTTGCGCTCTTACAGCTTATAGTTTATAGGCTCGCTTCCCTTGTCCTGATAATAGgataaaaagtgaacaaaattatacatacatgtgtgctTCAAAGGGGCAACTGTGGTGGGGGCACATACTCAGGTGGAAGTACACATGTAAACTAAGGTGCACGTTTTCTATTTTGGCTTATATTTTCGCgttgccccctttttcagTACCAATAAAAGCACCGCCTCTGTGCGGAGGTCCTCGTAGAAGGAGACGCGGTTCTTCCTGAAGAGAGAGCTAAAAGGCTTTCCATCGTCATCGTAGCTCAGTGGATTTCTTCTCTGTGtattcacaattttgtttacactgccttttaatatttccatCTTATCGTTCGCGCCGACGTGCGGAAATGTGTACACGTGCTGGTAATGTCTTTTGGGGGCACTTTAtaagcgtttttttttgccactaTTTACGTGTTTCCTTTTCATGCACCGTTTCTTTATAGAACAAACTTTTCGAGCGAACAAGACAACTCTCTTGCGATTGTGCAACGTACCCGCGTAATTTCAATTTGGAGAAAATGTCaattaaacaaattaacACTCAAAGGTGAaatgtatgcaaaaaaaaaaataaaaataaatcaacACAACATAACATAACACAACGTAGTGTATCATTGCGAATTGCACACATTTATCATCACAGTCAAGTGataacaaaagggaaaaaaaaaaaaaaaaaaatcagcacAATGCAACGTGTCACTAAATTCCTGTCTGCAAAAGTGCGACGGATGGATAATTCATACGcgtgttcattttgttggcatttttgttttcctctttttttattatcaaGTTTAAGGGGCATAATGATGCAACGAACAttttaaacaatttttaaagtgATAAAAGTACAACAATACGCAATATGCGTATAACTGGGAGAGTGTCAGTTGCGTTTCCTCCACCAACTGCATCACTCGCTGTGTTTCTTTTGCTAAACATTTGGTTAAGTCTCCCTCGGTGAGGCTAAACACCCACTGGACGGAAGTCTCTTTAGATTATTTTTATCGTCCTTCTTGCTTCACATTTCGCTGCATACGTCTTTTCTGCCCTtcaaatgtacaaatatttCGTTGTCACCCCATTTGGGTTTC
Coding sequences within:
- a CDS encoding Ribonucleolar protein, which encodes MTELYILFECSAGYFLLRVKEWEQIGSNENLEKKIQKADLFHEIVQLCSFISFETAERALDNLVHINEGKATDFLLTFLEQNLPSNKSQYELGVADINLGKYLSNIGFNVVHNNNILELFRACRQFYLKKIGTYVDNSGDIDIKHFNIGLGHSYSRSKLKLDPRKQDKSIINSIGTIESLDKNINLFSMRVIEWYSWHFPELKKIVTDVCMYCKLVNLIKIKDEFNFDDETEREKITEITNDEQMTEKIVKVANLSIGQELTQEDLNNIINFSNEVINLFNTRNVLWEYLDKKLNIVSPNLKELLGNTLSARLISHAGSLVNLAKCPSSSIQIFGSEKALFNSLKGNKKTPKFGILYNSSYISKTPLPMKGRMSRYLSCKSAMAARIDSFSDHPTNSYGVIFKKQLEHKILHMVKGVKLSKNIDYMNEAEQIYNQEIGAVPDGEEDQEGKKKKKKKKKKKKKNKKKNKEGEGEEGADVNGDQNEEEDQPAVEVNQSDADSDSD
- a CDS encoding Histone acetyltransferase, whose protein sequence is MGGSRNGSSQVNKGGGGGSSKGSKGGSSKSAMMITPIGEEDTPPKVDETMAAAGGSGEVTGGGSADGATIATNTNSNPTIATTTITTTTGGSTTAIAPICSLPPIGSKAAKGGSKTNTKGSSSSRSKEKGSASVANNSANPTGSGSKAVKGGSSKARSTGKSLSSLSKFNDSYALIFPNALPVKQVMWGLDPLNKVWRYCSIVYARPKNKSLNEVNFFFPLNLSKNEIMSKLSTELSTSTTQMNEWDYDYYVHWEKFDRRLDCWLAYKNLRLLEEEPDDGLPCVRQMENEESDHDDHHAGIDKEYLREHEENTKLKTINQIKFGKYLIDTWYFSPYPKEYQNIDILYICEFCLSFFKENEELLRHTEKCEIRHPPGNEIYRCEKISIFEIDGSYFRIYCENLCFLSKLFLDHKTLKHRVNLFLFYVITEFDKFGYHITGYFSKEKYSKNNVSCILTLPQHQKKGYGKFLINFSYFLSQKERRTGTPERPLSDLGVASYMAYWYETLLKVLVNYEQLSIQELSEITSIETNDIISCLEEKDIFKTMANGGESVYYINPQQLEFVLAKVGQKNYELCRSKLHWVSYDYYLAMYE